ATATCATAAACAGTTGCAGAAAAAACAAAGACAAGAGGAATCTTTACTGGGAAGTTTCGGTAAAGTAGAACCAATTATAGGAATGAAAAATCCATATTATTATAGAAATAAAGTACATGCAGTGTTTGATCGTGATCGAAGGGGAAATGTCATTTCCGGAACATATGAAGCGAAAAGTCATCGGGTTGTAGCGGTAGAAAACTGTCTTATTGAAGATCAGAAGAGTCAGGAAATCATTCATACGATTAAAAACCTACTGAAATCTTTTAAAATCAAAACTTATGATGAGGATACAGGGTATGGATTGCTTCGTCATGTTATGATCCGTAGAGGGTTTAAAAGCGGGGAAATTATGGTAATCCTTGTTTTAGGTTCTCCAATTCTTCCATCAAAGAATAATTTTGTGAAAGCACTTCGAAAAGAACATCCGGAGATTACAACGGTTGTATTAAATGTGAATGATAAAAAGACAAGTATGGTTTTAGGTGAAAAAGAAAAACCGATTTATGGACCTGGATTTATTAAAGATGAACTGTGCGGATGTACATTTCGTATTTCACCAAAATCATTTTATCAGGTCAATCCGGTGCAGACAGAAATTTTGTATAACACAGCAATTGAATATGCAGGATTGAAAGGAAAAGAAACAATTATTGATGCTTACTGCGGTATTGGAACAATCAGTTTGATCGCAGCAAAGCATGTAAAGAAAGTGATTGGGGTAGAGCTAAATAAAGATGCCGTAAAAGATGCCAAAATCAATGCAAAAGAAAATCATATCACAAACGCAGAATTCCGACAGG
This Ruminococcus hominis DNA region includes the following protein-coding sequences:
- the rlmD gene encoding 23S rRNA (uracil(1939)-C(5))-methyltransferase RlmD, whose protein sequence is MRSEQGKNKKKSTEQAVCPISKKCGSCQYQGMAYHKQLQKKQRQEESLLGSFGKVEPIIGMKNPYYYRNKVHAVFDRDRRGNVISGTYEAKSHRVVAVENCLIEDQKSQEIIHTIKNLLKSFKIKTYDEDTGYGLLRHVMIRRGFKSGEIMVILVLGSPILPSKNNFVKALRKEHPEITTVVLNVNDKKTSMVLGEKEKPIYGPGFIKDELCGCTFRISPKSFYQVNPVQTEILYNTAIEYAGLKGKETIIDAYCGIGTISLIAAKHVKKVIGVELNKDAVKDAKINAKENHITNAEFRQGDAGEFMVKMAENDQKADVVFMDPPRAGSDVKFLSSVVKLNPKKVVYISCGPDTLARDLKYLTKHGYQVKRIQPVDMFPFCNHCETVVLLERK